In a single window of the Micrococcaceae bacterium Sec5.7 genome:
- a CDS encoding dihydrodipicolinate synthase family protein — protein sequence MTSLILPTNDGGTREYRLRGGTSWARPSAPITHRHAYAAAHVIPEVTADNTPWAPARLDWAATLAYRHELWSYGLGVADAMDTAQRGMGLDWAATQQLIKRTGVEAASVVAGGNSATAGKSVRDLVSCGAGTDQLDIDSLPSGEAGLTAVLDSYREQIAVVSDSGAKIILMDSRALARVASGPDDYLRVHSALLQEVDRPVILHWLGTMFDPAPAGYWGSDDVSEATETFLSLIRENAGKVDGVKVSLLDASHEVALRAVLPDGVRLYTGDDFNYPELIDGDGAHHSDALLGIFAAIYPAASAALQSYDAGDSAKGRAILDSTRELGKHIFSAPTFYYKTGIAFMSWLNGKQPGFQMVGGLHSGRSVVHLARTFELADQAGLLKDPALAAFRMSDYLRINGVGV from the coding sequence ATGACTTCCCTGATCCTTCCCACGAACGACGGCGGCACCCGGGAATACCGCCTCCGGGGCGGCACATCCTGGGCCAGGCCCAGTGCCCCGATCACCCACCGCCACGCGTATGCCGCGGCGCATGTGATCCCGGAAGTCACGGCCGACAACACGCCGTGGGCGCCTGCACGCCTCGACTGGGCGGCCACGCTGGCCTACCGCCACGAGCTGTGGTCCTACGGGCTGGGCGTTGCCGATGCCATGGACACCGCGCAGCGCGGCATGGGGCTGGACTGGGCCGCGACCCAGCAGCTCATCAAACGCACGGGCGTTGAAGCTGCATCGGTGGTTGCCGGCGGAAATTCTGCGACGGCCGGCAAGTCTGTCCGCGACCTGGTGTCCTGCGGTGCGGGCACGGACCAGCTGGACATCGATTCGCTGCCGTCCGGCGAAGCAGGACTGACGGCGGTGCTGGACTCCTACCGCGAGCAGATAGCCGTCGTCAGCGACTCTGGAGCGAAGATCATCCTGATGGATTCCCGTGCACTGGCCAGGGTAGCCAGCGGGCCGGACGACTACCTGCGGGTCCACTCCGCACTGCTGCAGGAAGTGGACCGGCCGGTGATCCTGCACTGGCTCGGCACCATGTTTGATCCCGCGCCTGCCGGATACTGGGGCTCGGACGATGTTTCCGAGGCCACCGAAACGTTCCTGTCTCTGATCCGGGAAAATGCGGGCAAGGTGGATGGAGTCAAGGTCTCGCTGCTGGATGCCAGCCACGAAGTGGCGCTCCGGGCCGTACTGCCGGACGGCGTCCGCCTATACACGGGTGACGATTTCAATTACCCCGAACTGATCGACGGCGACGGCGCCCACCACTCGGATGCCCTGCTGGGCATCTTCGCGGCGATCTACCCGGCCGCGTCAGCAGCCCTGCAGAGCTACGACGCCGGCGACTCCGCCAAGGGACGGGCCATCCTGGACTCCACCCGGGAACTGGGCAAGCACATCTTCAGCGCCCCCACGTTCTACTACAAGACCGGCATCGCCTTCATGTCCTGGCTGAACGGTAAGCAGCCGGGCTTCCAGATGGTGGGCGGGCTGCACTCCGGCCGGTCCGTGGTGCATCTGGCAAGGACTTTCGAACTGGCGGACCAGGCAGGACTGCTCAAGGATCCTGCGCTCGCCGCTTTCCGGATGTCGGACTACCTGCGAATCAACGGAGTGGGAGTATGA
- a CDS encoding site-specific integrase → MLFKTAHAFGLRRNEARMLDVVDFGRDPRGPEFGEYGVLYVRHGKAKKGSPPKRRSVLTVFDWSAKILQQWAEEARPLFPTAGPGALWPAERSSRVGFTQMNTRFCTYRDSLGLDQGLDFHSFRRSYVTHLIEDG, encoded by the coding sequence ATGCTCTTCAAGACCGCGCACGCCTTCGGTCTGCGCCGCAACGAGGCGCGGATGCTCGATGTGGTGGACTTCGGCCGCGACCCCCGGGGCCCGGAGTTCGGGGAGTATGGCGTCCTCTACGTCCGCCACGGCAAGGCGAAGAAGGGCTCCCCGCCCAAGCGCCGCAGCGTGCTGACGGTCTTCGACTGGTCGGCGAAGATCCTGCAGCAATGGGCCGAGGAGGCCCGTCCGCTGTTCCCCACCGCCGGTCCCGGAGCCTTATGGCCCGCGGAACGCTCCTCACGGGTGGGCTTCACCCAGATGAACACCCGCTTCTGCACCTACCGGGACAGCCTTGGCCTGGATCAGGGTCTGGATTTTCATTCGTTTCGGCGCTCCTACGTCACGCACCTGATCGAGGACGGCTAG
- a CDS encoding ABC-F family ATP-binding cassette domain-containing protein — MSLIRLQDVSVRFENSQILREAFFRLEPGDRVGLIGKNGSGKTTILKLVLGQESADTGTVTVELGTKVGYFSQFSELDGETTITEVLNALFIEIQAIEAELASIDAAIATDPADSGELDRLVRRQSELFEDMERLDGWDYGRRIDKVLTTLGFSEAHRFCAIDELSGGWRNRAALAKILLEAPDVLLLDEPTNYLDVAGVEWLEGWFRDFRGAAIIVSHDRRFLDSVVTRIIEVENFHLNEYPGNFGEYVIQKQFRLKTLEQQFVHESELLAFEAEGIADRREAAKDASRSLGNQLAKIKKARTPRPVDKIITEIYGGLHVKDALCRVEMLGKSYGDKTLFTDLSFEIRRGNRMVVLGSNGSGKTTLLRVLAGEEQADSGEVIWAKGTAVVSYNQVLDELDENDTVTHAVNAMPGSLAFTATRKSVNRFLAMFQFSEADLKQRIGNLSGGQRARVAMAQCLLSGASVLLLDEPTNHLDMSSTQVMERALLHFPGAVVVVSHDRFFSDKIANRHLVFGADAARPGEIDVRVA, encoded by the coding sequence ATGAGCCTGATCCGGCTGCAGGACGTAAGTGTTCGTTTCGAGAACTCGCAGATCCTACGCGAGGCGTTTTTCCGGCTGGAACCCGGCGACCGTGTTGGCCTGATCGGGAAGAACGGTTCGGGAAAGACCACAATTCTCAAACTGGTGCTCGGCCAGGAGTCAGCGGACACCGGAACCGTCACCGTGGAGCTCGGGACCAAGGTTGGCTACTTTTCACAGTTCTCCGAACTCGACGGCGAAACCACCATCACCGAGGTACTGAACGCCCTGTTCATTGAGATCCAGGCCATCGAAGCCGAACTTGCGTCGATTGACGCGGCCATCGCCACGGATCCCGCCGACAGCGGTGAACTCGACCGGCTGGTCCGAAGGCAGTCAGAGCTGTTCGAGGACATGGAGCGGCTCGATGGCTGGGACTACGGGCGCCGCATCGACAAGGTGCTGACCACGCTGGGCTTCAGCGAGGCTCACCGCTTCTGCGCGATCGATGAACTGTCCGGCGGCTGGCGAAACCGCGCGGCTCTGGCGAAGATCCTGCTCGAGGCCCCGGATGTGCTGCTGCTGGACGAACCCACCAACTATCTGGACGTGGCCGGTGTCGAGTGGCTCGAAGGGTGGTTCCGGGACTTCCGCGGCGCCGCAATCATCGTCTCGCATGACCGGAGGTTCCTGGACAGCGTGGTCACGCGGATCATTGAGGTGGAAAACTTCCACCTCAATGAGTATCCGGGCAACTTCGGCGAGTACGTGATTCAGAAGCAGTTCCGTCTCAAGACCCTTGAGCAGCAGTTTGTGCATGAGTCCGAGCTGCTGGCCTTTGAGGCGGAAGGGATCGCCGACCGCCGGGAGGCTGCGAAGGATGCCAGCCGGAGCCTCGGGAACCAGCTGGCGAAAATCAAAAAGGCCCGTACGCCGCGGCCCGTGGACAAGATCATCACCGAGATCTACGGCGGCCTTCACGTCAAGGACGCGCTGTGCCGGGTCGAGATGCTCGGCAAGTCGTACGGTGATAAAACGCTGTTCACAGATCTGAGCTTCGAGATCAGGCGGGGCAACCGGATGGTGGTCCTTGGCTCCAACGGCAGCGGAAAAACAACCCTGCTGCGGGTACTGGCGGGAGAAGAGCAGGCCGATTCCGGTGAGGTGATCTGGGCCAAGGGCACGGCCGTGGTCTCGTACAACCAGGTCCTGGACGAGCTCGACGAGAACGACACCGTCACCCATGCCGTTAACGCCATGCCCGGCAGCCTCGCTTTCACCGCGACACGCAAGTCAGTGAACAGGTTCCTGGCGATGTTCCAGTTCTCCGAGGCAGACCTCAAGCAGAGGATCGGCAACCTGTCCGGCGGGCAGCGCGCGCGGGTGGCAATGGCCCAGTGTCTGCTCTCGGGTGCCTCGGTACTTCTTCTGGACGAACCCACCAACCACCTTGACATGTCCAGCACACAGGTGATGGAGCGGGCGCTGCTGCACTTCCCCGGGGCTGTTGTTGTGGTTAGCCACGACCGCTTCTTCAGCGACAAAATCGCGAACCGGCATCTGGTCTTCGGAGCCGATGCCGCCCGGCCCGGCGAAATCGACGTGCGCGTCGCCTAA
- a CDS encoding single-stranded DNA-binding protein yields MSDNITVRGFVASEIKSSTTPGGVATASFRLGSTDRRFDRASSTWVDGNTNWFTVQGYRQLAGNIGCSIKKGQRVIIVGRLKMRSWEKEGRIYHVAEIDAESVGHDLMWGSANFTRMASNSSQPVAGQAGSADGAEGLTRENADGGPDSADDHGAEDRDESPGIFVDDKTGDRLEVDSETGELTGAAA; encoded by the coding sequence ATGAGTGACAACATTACGGTCCGCGGCTTCGTGGCCTCGGAGATCAAGAGCTCGACGACACCGGGCGGGGTTGCTACCGCGTCCTTCCGGCTCGGCTCCACCGACCGGCGCTTCGACCGGGCGTCCAGCACCTGGGTGGACGGCAACACCAACTGGTTTACCGTCCAGGGTTACCGCCAGCTGGCCGGAAACATTGGCTGCAGCATCAAAAAGGGCCAGCGGGTCATCATCGTGGGCCGGCTGAAGATGCGGAGCTGGGAAAAGGAAGGCCGGATCTACCATGTGGCCGAGATCGACGCCGAATCAGTCGGCCACGACCTTATGTGGGGTTCGGCCAACTTCACCCGGATGGCCTCGAACTCGTCCCAGCCAGTGGCAGGGCAGGCCGGTTCCGCCGACGGGGCAGAGGGCCTGACCCGGGAAAATGCGGACGGCGGACCGGATTCCGCAGATGACCACGGAGCCGAGGACCGGGACGAGTCACCGGGGATTTTCGTGGACGATAAGACCGGAGACCGCCTTGAGGTCGATTCGGAGACCGGCGAACTGACCGGAGCCGCGGCCTGA
- a CDS encoding ISAs1 family transposase: MAAVDHATGTVLGQVDVGVKTNEITMFTTLLETFNDLDGVVVTADAMHTQRAHAQYLHTRGAHYVLCVKGNQRSLQRQLKSLPWEQVPVGNRHQYRSHGRTGSRAIKVVTIEAGILFPHAAQAARITRGSRTLGGRKWRVETVYVITSLPADKASAADLNTWIRGHWTIENQLHWTRDVTYLEDKSQIRTGNAPRLMASLRNLAISLYRIAKTSNIAKATRHTARNANRALKLARINPLPTTLH, translated from the coding sequence ATGGCCGCCGTGGACCACGCCACCGGCACTGTTCTGGGGCAAGTTGACGTGGGCGTCAAGACGAATGAGATCACCATGTTTACCACCCTCCTGGAGACGTTCAACGACCTGGACGGTGTTGTGGTTACGGCAGATGCGATGCATACCCAACGCGCCCATGCGCAGTATCTCCATACCCGTGGCGCGCACTATGTCCTTTGCGTCAAGGGCAACCAGAGGAGTCTGCAGCGGCAATTGAAGTCGCTGCCGTGGGAGCAGGTGCCGGTAGGGAACCGGCACCAATATCGTAGCCATGGCCGCACTGGCAGCAGGGCCATCAAAGTCGTCACGATCGAGGCCGGGATACTGTTCCCGCATGCGGCCCAGGCCGCCCGGATCACCCGCGGATCCCGCACACTCGGCGGCAGGAAGTGGCGTGTTGAGACCGTCTATGTGATCACATCCCTGCCGGCCGACAAAGCCAGCGCCGCCGACCTCAACACCTGGATCCGCGGGCACTGGACGATAGAGAACCAGCTCCACTGGACCCGAGACGTCACGTATCTGGAAGACAAATCCCAGATCCGTACAGGCAACGCCCCGAGACTCATGGCATCCCTGCGAAACCTCGCCATCAGTCTCTACCGAATAGCCAAAACCAGCAACATCGCCAAAGCCACCAGACACACCGCCAGAAACGCCAACCGAGCCCTCAAACTCGCCAGAATCAACCCGCTACCCACGACTTTGCATTAG
- a CDS encoding SRPBCC domain-containing protein, protein MVAQEGILGYGDVQPNVAESGKPMEFGSIEREIYVDAAPEIVFEVISSPEHIREWWNGAETDLSPTPGAVAEIAWGRDTAEPHIQPLTVVDAEPPRLFSFRWVYEGAAVATPTNSLLVTFELVPSGAGTVVRLTETGFREKGWEIAVLEAAYAEHVKGWDIFVPSLGDYVTRLVSTP, encoded by the coding sequence ATGGTTGCGCAAGAAGGGATCCTGGGCTATGGTGATGTGCAACCAAACGTTGCAGAAAGCGGGAAACCCATGGAGTTCGGAAGCATTGAGCGCGAGATCTACGTCGACGCGGCTCCTGAGATCGTCTTCGAGGTGATAAGCAGTCCCGAGCACATCCGGGAGTGGTGGAACGGTGCGGAGACCGACCTGTCGCCGACCCCGGGCGCGGTCGCCGAGATCGCGTGGGGGAGGGACACGGCGGAGCCGCACATCCAGCCGCTCACGGTCGTCGACGCGGAACCGCCTCGCTTGTTCTCGTTCCGGTGGGTCTACGAGGGCGCAGCCGTGGCGACCCCCACGAACTCGCTGCTGGTGACCTTCGAGCTCGTCCCGTCTGGAGCGGGCACGGTGGTCCGGCTCACAGAGACCGGCTTCCGGGAGAAGGGGTGGGAGATCGCGGTGCTCGAGGCGGCGTACGCCGAGCACGTGAAGGGCTGGGACATCTTCGTGCCCAGCCTCGGCGACTACGTCACCCGGCTGGTGTCGACGCCATGA
- a CDS encoding SRPBCC domain-containing protein has translation MKSASLDDVYAALTTLEGLSGWWATDTKGQTDVGGILEFRFEPGGFDMKVLELNPGQSVLWEVTDGPAEWIGTTVRWDLKQEGDYTIVLFAHEGWKEPVEFMYHCSTKWATFLVSLKQLVETGTGAPEPYDLKISDWH, from the coding sequence ATGAAGTCGGCGTCACTGGACGACGTGTATGCGGCCCTGACCACGCTCGAAGGCCTGTCGGGCTGGTGGGCGACGGACACGAAGGGCCAGACCGATGTCGGTGGGATCCTGGAGTTCCGGTTCGAGCCCGGCGGCTTCGACATGAAGGTGCTCGAGTTGAATCCCGGACAGAGCGTGCTCTGGGAAGTCACCGACGGGCCGGCCGAGTGGATCGGTACGACGGTGCGGTGGGACCTCAAGCAGGAGGGCGACTACACGATCGTACTGTTCGCCCACGAGGGTTGGAAGGAGCCCGTCGAGTTCATGTACCACTGCAGCACCAAGTGGGCGACGTTCCTGGTGAGCCTCAAGCAGCTCGTAGAGACGGGTACCGGCGCACCCGAGCCGTACGACCTCAAGATCTCCGACTGGCACTGA
- a CDS encoding DUF3179 domain-containing protein has translation METQPSPSRRQVLKGLAVLGGVAAVGGGAAVVWQILSSPDRKTAPSDPTSLEGLAGAVVSGGPGKDGIPAIDRPRFVSAAGADFLTGDQPVFGLDYGGEIRAYPQLVLVWHEIVNDAVGDQLLSITYCPLTGTAVGYHSPPGQKLTFGTTGNLVNSNLLMYDRQTDSQWLQILGTAITGPLKGNRLSTEPLVWTTWNAWRNAHPNTKVLSADTGFLRSYGTDPYGSYPRRSGYYASGEPIFPVQARDHRFAAKDVVVGVRAGDGRLAIHKDHLRRVQAIETQSGGTRVRAHWDNQLDTALVEQQVEGRWEAADYLDAMWFAWYAFYPHTEVLP, from the coding sequence GTGGAAACTCAACCGAGTCCGAGTCGCCGTCAGGTGCTCAAGGGCCTCGCCGTGCTCGGCGGGGTCGCCGCCGTGGGTGGTGGGGCAGCCGTGGTCTGGCAGATCTTGTCGTCTCCGGATCGGAAGACCGCGCCTTCCGACCCAACGTCATTGGAGGGGCTGGCGGGCGCCGTGGTGTCGGGTGGTCCGGGCAAGGATGGGATCCCGGCCATTGATCGGCCGCGGTTCGTCTCCGCTGCCGGCGCGGACTTCCTGACCGGGGATCAACCGGTGTTCGGCCTGGACTATGGCGGTGAAATCCGGGCGTACCCCCAGTTGGTTCTGGTCTGGCACGAGATCGTCAACGACGCCGTGGGAGATCAGCTCCTGTCGATCACGTACTGCCCGCTGACCGGCACGGCGGTCGGTTACCACAGCCCGCCCGGGCAGAAGTTGACATTCGGCACGACCGGCAATCTCGTCAACTCGAACTTGCTCATGTACGACCGACAGACCGATTCGCAGTGGCTGCAGATCCTGGGAACCGCGATCACGGGCCCGCTGAAGGGCAACCGGTTGTCCACGGAGCCGCTCGTGTGGACGACGTGGAATGCCTGGCGCAACGCTCACCCAAACACCAAGGTGCTCTCAGCCGACACCGGGTTCCTGCGGAGCTACGGCACCGACCCCTACGGCTCCTACCCCCGACGGAGCGGCTATTACGCCAGCGGCGAACCGATCTTTCCCGTGCAAGCGCGGGATCACCGCTTCGCCGCCAAGGACGTCGTGGTCGGCGTGCGCGCAGGCGACGGCAGGCTGGCCATCCACAAAGACCACCTCCGGCGCGTCCAGGCCATCGAAACCCAGTCCGGAGGCACCCGGGTGCGCGCGCACTGGGACAACCAGCTCGATACCGCCCTCGTCGAACAGCAGGTAGAGGGCCGGTGGGAGGCGGCGGATTACCTCGACGCGATGTGGTTCGCCTGGTATGCCTTCTACCCGCACACCGAGGTGCTGCCGTGA
- a CDS encoding Tn3 family transposase, which translates to MTTAELLRVLQGGGRPTPLGRALAEYGRIAKTIYLLAYLDDDSYRRRILTQLNRTEGRHALARDVFHGQRGQLRQRHREGQEDQLGALGLVVKAIVLWNTRYIDAAFQQLRTENFPINDEDLKRLSPLGHDHINILGRYRFSTQDVPKGRLRPLRNPNTAD; encoded by the coding sequence TTGACGACCGCAGAACTCCTTCGTGTCCTCCAAGGTGGTGGCCGCCCCACACCGCTTGGCCGGGCCCTCGCCGAATACGGACGCATCGCGAAAACCATCTACCTTCTCGCGTACCTAGACGACGACAGTTACCGACGCCGTATTCTCACTCAACTCAACCGCACCGAAGGCCGCCACGCACTCGCCCGCGACGTCTTCCACGGCCAACGAGGACAACTTCGCCAACGCCATCGAGAGGGCCAGGAAGACCAGCTGGGCGCCCTCGGACTCGTCGTTAAGGCCATCGTGCTCTGGAACACCCGATACATCGACGCCGCCTTCCAACAACTCCGCACCGAGAACTTCCCCATCAACGACGAGGACCTCAAACGGCTTTCACCCCTCGGCCACGACCACATCAACATTCTTGGCCGCTACCGCTTCAGCACCCAAGACGTCCCAAAAGGTCGCCTCCGACCCCTCAGAAACCCCAACACCGCCGACTAG
- a CDS encoding DUF6262 family protein: MAGHPGPRCRWCALDDPAPYRFLAAQLAFPGDREGSAINYATVAKAAGVSRALLYRDTELREEINRLRDPARTIARRQPATERMSQGSRDELLATLRSEVRTLRNENQALRARLAVVLGKERAAAQQPQT, encoded by the coding sequence TTGGCCGGGCATCCGGGCCCACGTTGTCGGTGGTGCGCTCTCGATGATCCGGCACCCTACCGCTTCCTCGCCGCGCAGTTGGCTTTCCCGGGCGACCGAGAGGGCTCCGCCATTAACTACGCCACCGTCGCCAAGGCAGCAGGTGTCTCCCGGGCACTGCTCTACCGCGACACTGAACTGCGCGAAGAGATCAACCGGCTCCGCGATCCCGCCCGCACCATCGCCCGTCGACAGCCGGCCACTGAGCGGATGTCTCAGGGCTCCCGCGACGAGCTTCTCGCCACCCTCCGCAGCGAAGTCCGAACGCTCCGCAACGAGAACCAAGCACTTCGGGCCCGACTCGCCGTGGTCTTGGGGAAAGAACGCGCCGCTGCCCAACAACCCCAGACCTGA
- a CDS encoding helix-turn-helix transcriptional regulator — protein MKRHVSYQWRLREVMATRGIFTASDLSPLLAQRGIELSSMQVWRLVTQIPERLSLPVLAALCDILEVTPAELIATGAEAVTPRRTAGAGAEVVDLAATIRPKRAKITPER, from the coding sequence ATGAAACGTCATGTCAGTTACCAGTGGCGGCTGCGCGAGGTGATGGCCACCCGCGGGATCTTCACTGCCTCGGATCTGTCCCCCCTGCTGGCCCAGCGCGGCATCGAGCTGTCCTCGATGCAGGTCTGGCGGCTGGTCACCCAGATCCCCGAGCGGCTCTCGCTGCCGGTCCTCGCCGCGCTCTGCGACATCCTGGAGGTGACCCCCGCGGAGCTTATCGCCACCGGAGCGGAGGCCGTGACACCGCGCCGCACGGCCGGCGCGGGTGCCGAGGTCGTGGACCTTGCCGCCACCATCCGGCCCAAGCGGGCCAAGATCACCCCCGAGCGGTGA
- a CDS encoding metalloregulator ArsR/SmtB family transcription factor has translation MSVAVDDDLWSAIGDPTRRRMLDLLLAEGAGTATTLSERLPVTRQAVSKHLVVLDRVGLVHVTPAGRERRYQVDEAQLARAVAQLADVGATWDARLRRIKRIAEAIERGQEK, from the coding sequence ATGAGCGTCGCCGTCGACGACGACCTGTGGTCCGCGATCGGGGACCCGACCCGACGCCGGATGCTCGACCTCCTGCTCGCCGAGGGTGCCGGCACGGCCACCACGCTCAGTGAGCGGTTGCCGGTGACACGTCAGGCCGTCTCGAAGCATTTGGTGGTCCTGGACCGCGTGGGCCTGGTTCACGTCACGCCCGCCGGACGCGAGCGGCGCTACCAGGTGGACGAGGCTCAGCTCGCCCGCGCGGTGGCCCAGCTCGCGGACGTCGGGGCGACCTGGGACGCCCGCCTGCGGCGGATCAAGCGGATCGCCGAGGCGATCGAGCGCGGCCAAGAAAAGTAA
- a CDS encoding LacI family DNA-binding transcriptional regulator: MAASTLTEVARLAGVSPATASRVLNGSARKPGQDIADRVREAAESLGYIPNAQAQGLAKSSSGLIGLIVHDIADPYFSAIARGVQDAAREQNKMVLLATTAGGPADEQQAVAAFAARRADSIVIAGSRSSRSEDQESNVELAAELDRYCRNGGQVGVVGHAIVGAGVTAGYHVVAVPNEELASGLARELAALHTGRFAIIGGPEGLFTSDDRIRGFQRGLAESGRTAAEVLRSGFNRAGGYEAGLALAGRINAEKTGSGRPAAGSDAGGPDTGGAEARNAARLCIFAANDVMAIGAAAALRSEGLRIPRDALIAGFDDIETLRDFRPALSTVRLPLEEIGRLATRSSASPGTDDDGVPPATVAGQVTLRRSTEPAS, from the coding sequence GTGGCTGCAAGTACCCTCACCGAGGTGGCCCGGCTGGCCGGAGTTTCGCCAGCCACTGCCTCCCGTGTCCTCAATGGTTCCGCGCGCAAGCCGGGGCAGGACATCGCTGACCGTGTACGGGAGGCCGCCGAATCACTGGGATACATTCCGAATGCCCAGGCACAGGGGCTGGCGAAATCCAGCTCGGGACTGATTGGGCTGATCGTCCATGACATTGCCGATCCCTATTTTTCCGCCATTGCCCGCGGCGTGCAGGATGCAGCGCGGGAACAGAACAAGATGGTGCTCCTGGCCACCACCGCCGGCGGACCGGCCGATGAGCAACAGGCTGTGGCTGCCTTTGCCGCACGCCGGGCAGACTCCATCGTTATCGCAGGATCGCGCTCGTCCCGGAGCGAAGACCAGGAAAGCAACGTTGAGCTCGCGGCGGAACTTGACCGGTACTGCCGCAATGGCGGCCAGGTGGGCGTTGTGGGACATGCGATCGTGGGGGCTGGGGTTACTGCGGGTTACCACGTGGTGGCGGTCCCGAACGAAGAGCTGGCGTCCGGGCTCGCCCGTGAACTTGCCGCACTTCATACCGGGAGATTTGCGATCATCGGCGGGCCGGAAGGGCTCTTTACCTCGGATGACCGTATCCGCGGCTTCCAACGTGGTCTGGCCGAGTCAGGGCGGACAGCCGCGGAAGTCCTGCGCAGTGGGTTCAACCGCGCCGGCGGATACGAAGCCGGACTGGCACTGGCGGGGCGCATCAACGCTGAAAAAACCGGCTCCGGGCGGCCCGCCGCAGGCTCGGACGCCGGTGGCCCGGATACCGGCGGCGCCGAAGCCCGCAACGCCGCACGCCTGTGCATATTCGCGGCCAACGACGTGATGGCCATCGGCGCAGCTGCTGCACTCCGCTCGGAAGGCCTGCGCATCCCCCGCGACGCCTTGATCGCCGGATTCGATGACATCGAAACCCTCCGGGACTTCCGCCCCGCGCTGTCAACGGTGCGCCTTCCGCTGGAGGAGATCGGCAGGCTTGCCACGCGCAGCTCCGCCAGCCCAGGGACGGACGACGACGGCGTCCCCCCCGCAACGGTGGCCGGTCAGGTCACGCTGCGGCGAAGCACGGAACCCGCTTCCTAG
- the map gene encoding type I methionyl aminopeptidase, producing the protein MSMIKSPDQIALMREAGRVVANTLAAVREAAAVGVSLRELDTVAADSISGAGATPAFLGYHPSWASVPFSGVICTSVNDAVVHGVPDGYRLQDGDLLSVDCGAFLEGWCGDAAVSFIVGTADPVDQALIDATDAALARGIDAARIGNKMGDLAYAIGGAARRAGYGLLADHGGHGIGRTMHAEPPVPNDGRPGRGIKLAEGLVIAIEPMLILGGKDDYYHDVDEWTLRSGSGRRAAHSEHTVAITVDGPVVLTLP; encoded by the coding sequence ATGTCCATGATCAAAAGCCCTGACCAGATCGCGTTGATGCGCGAAGCCGGGCGCGTGGTGGCGAACACCCTGGCCGCTGTCCGCGAGGCGGCCGCCGTCGGGGTGTCCCTGAGGGAGCTGGATACCGTTGCTGCGGACTCTATTTCCGGCGCCGGCGCCACACCCGCGTTCCTTGGCTACCACCCGAGCTGGGCATCGGTGCCGTTTTCCGGCGTTATCTGCACCAGCGTGAACGATGCCGTGGTGCACGGTGTCCCAGACGGATACCGCCTTCAGGACGGGGACCTGCTCAGCGTTGACTGCGGTGCGTTCCTTGAAGGCTGGTGCGGAGACGCCGCAGTGAGTTTCATCGTGGGCACGGCGGATCCCGTGGACCAGGCGCTCATTGACGCCACTGATGCAGCCTTGGCCCGGGGAATCGATGCAGCCAGGATCGGCAACAAGATGGGCGACCTCGCATACGCGATCGGCGGTGCTGCGCGTCGCGCTGGCTATGGCCTGCTGGCCGACCACGGCGGCCACGGGATCGGCCGCACCATGCACGCCGAACCCCCGGTACCCAATGACGGCAGGCCGGGGCGCGGCATCAAGCTGGCTGAAGGCCTGGTGATCGCCATTGAGCCGATGTTGATCCTGGGCGGCAAGGACGACTACTACCACGACGTCGACGAATGGACCCTCCGCTCCGGCAGCGGCCGGCGGGCTGCGCACAGCGAGCACACGGTGGCCATCACGGTTGACGGTCCGGTGGTACTGACGCTGCCGTAG